A genome region from Nicotiana tabacum cultivar K326 chromosome 13, ASM71507v2, whole genome shotgun sequence includes the following:
- the LOC142168000 gene encoding uncharacterized protein LOC142168000 produces the protein MALNNHPQGTLPADTQVNPKEQGPKQLMEVSLRNGSDLDLEQEIARESRPIETLIPVPIDIDDSTGLIEVTVQYALAESSKEKDIAKETELVKEKAVEREPEQVQTQTTGKKRHPTPFPQRLSKYQKDEQYKKFMEMLKQIQVNIPLIDVLKEMPGYTKMMKDLMSRKFDCQDLDTVTLTYTYSVVVMRLIAEKLSDPRSFTIPCTIGNYAFVKALCDLGASINLMPLAIYKRLGIGRARPTSMLLQLAE, from the coding sequence ATGGCTCTAAACAATCATCCCCAAGGGACGCTACCTGCAGACACACAAGTCAATCCAAAAGAACAGGGCCCGAAGCAGCTTATGGAGGTGAGTTTAAGAAATGGTAGTGATCTTGATCTAGAGCAAGAAATTGCTCGCGAAAGCCGACCAATAGAAACACTTATACCAGTACCAATCGATATAGATGATTCGACAGGGTTAATAGAGGTGACGGTACAATATGCACTAGCTGAATCTAGCAAAGAAAAAGATATTGCGAAGGAAACTGAGTTAGTGAAAGAGAAGGCAGTCGAAAGAGAGCCCGAGCAGGTTCAAACTCAAACCACAGGAAAGAAGCGGCATCCAACACCCTTCCCCCAGAGATTGTCCAAATATCAGAAAGATGAGCAGtataagaaattcatggagatgttgaAGCAAATCCAGGTGAACATCCCTTTGATTGACGTCTTGAAGGAAATGCCTGGTTATactaaaatgatgaaggacttgatgtctcgtAAGTTTGACTGTCAAGACTTGGACACAGTTACACTAACTTATACATATAGTGTTGTTGTGATGAGACTCATAGCTGAGAAGCTGTCGGACCCCAGGAGTTTCACAATTCCATGTACAATAGGCAACTATGCTTTTGTTaaggcactttgtgatttgggggcgagCATAAACCTGATGCCCTTGGCTATTTATAAGAGGCTAGGCATTGGAAGagcaagacccacatccatgttaCTACAACTAGCCGAATGA
- the LOC107767442 gene encoding putative late blight resistance protein homolog R1B-17, with protein MEKGKENEGEREKGEANNSSVTSAVFQKDIDNLLDFIERLKNGRDQIALDTDEIENLTMWLKFMSSFFQLFYFIPGGFDAEISCVLFELHDLVQSLFHQSGDDMLHKLTDDVAPCLLKKLESCLSSYHNSEPSATMTEDQLVELLDVLPMYLHDQSKLLAEFICPLKTEYEVLQNVCGNLRDFHGLKVNNYVEYETIEYVLPQLQLMAERVKHFCFAFLAYQFDMIADVPQVKLAHLLLEIVPVQLEVMHICCTNLKASKSAEVGHFNKQLLEASPDILREYLIHLQEHRVNVITLGTSAQNIHFMIEFLLIILTDVPKDIIYHDKLFVFLSRVVALTREVSILVRNSEENSRNEENMNETSCAGLDLLGNIEFLKKDLKHVFLKAPEDSYQLCFPKSDGSLFMNLLLINLDGLLNSNAYAVALIKEEIGLVKEYLQFIRSFFGNVEQELNRNLWTRVLDVAYEAEYVINSILVRDHGLLQLIFLLPDIVEKIKLIKKEIQENMSLIVVNSPNKPVERKSTRKQVGQIIVGFEEEKNLIISQLINRLAELDVISIIGMPGAGKTTLAHRVFNDMSVTSHFDIRAWCTVDQEYDSQKVLHKIFNQVTGLDAKFTEDFDVYDELRKKLHSRRYLIVLDDLWDTKAWDELTMPFQDFQKGSRIILTSREKKVALHGKCHSDPLNLRLLRQEESWELLEKKVFGEESCPDELKDVGEEIALKCEGLPLALDLIGGVIAKMEKKEDLWLEVLNNLKSFKNEGEVMEVIELSYDHLSDHLKPCLLYLASYPKDEDIQISQLKDLWSAEGFVEQNDMKCVEEVQESYVDELISSSLVILFNERGIRYPSIKIHDLVHDFCSRKAEKEKLFGFVSSSDPSSSSDLMPRGMTIHYDHSETKFVLFSTEKRRILMLNISSL; from the exons atggaaaaaggaaaagaaaatgaaggagaAAGAGAGAAAGGGGAAGCAAACAACTCATCG GTGACATCTGCTGTATTCCAAAAGGACATTGACAATCTTCTGGATTTCATAGAGAGGCTAAAGAATGGACGAGATCAAATTGCTCTTGACACAGATGAAATTGAAAATCTGACAATGTGGCTGAAGTTTATGTCGTCATTTTTTCAGCTTTTTTATTTCATTCCCGGTGGTTTTGATGCCGAAATATCTTGCGTATTATTTGAGCTTCATGATCTGGTTCAGTCACTTTTTCATCAGAGTGGAGATGACATGCTGCATAAGTTGACGGATGATGTCGCTCCTTGCCTCCtgaaaaaattggaaagttgTCTGAGCTCATATCATAATTCTGAACCAAGTGCCACTATGACTGAGGATCAGTTGGTTGAACTTTTGGACGTCCTCCCCATGTATCTCCATGATCAATCCAAGTTGCTTGCTGAGTTCATTTGCCCATTAAAGACTGAATATGAGGTTCTTCAGAATGTATGTGGTAATTTAAGAGATTTCCATGGGCTAAAAGTAAATAATTACGTTGAGTATGAGACAATTGAATATGTCTTACCTCAGTTGCAACTTATGGCTGAGAGAGTAAAACACTTCTGTTTTGCCTTTTTGGCTTATCAGTTTGATATGATAGCTGACGTCCCTCAAGTAAAGCTAGCTCATCTGCTTCTGGAGATTGTTCCTGTTCAACTGGAGGTTATGCACATATGTTGTACAAATTTGAAAGCTTCAAAATCAGCAGAAGTTGGACACTTCAATAAGCAGCTCTTAGAAGCCTCTCCAGACATTCTTAGAGAGTATCTGATTCATCTACAAGAGCATAGGGTTAATGTTATTACTCTTGGCACTTCAGCTCAAAACATTCATTTCATGATAGAGTTTCTATTGATTATTCTTACAGATGTGCCCAAAGACATTATTTATCACGACAAACTGTTTGTATTCTTGTCACGTGTTGTAGCTCTTACCAGGGAGGTATCAATTCTTGTTCGCAACTCAGAAGAGAACTCAAGGAATGAAGAGAACATGAATGAAACAAGTTGTGCAGGTCTAGATTTGCTAGGAAATATTGAATTCCTGAAGAAAGATCTCAAACATGTTTTCTTAAAAGCCCCTGAAGACTcatatcaactctgcttccccaagaGTGACGGATCACTCTTCATGAATCTTCTACTCATAAACTTAGATGGTTTGCTCAATTCCAATGCTTATGCAGTTGCTTTGATAAAGGAAGAAATTGGGTTGGTGAAAGAATACCTACAGTTCATAAGATCGTTCTTTGGGAatgttgagcaagaattgaatAGGAATCTTTGGACTCGTGTTCTAGATGTGGCATATGAGGCAGAATATGTCATCAATTCAATTCTTGTCAGAGATCATGGTCTCTTGCAGCTTATTTTCTTACTACCTGATATTGTAGAAAAGATCAAGCTTATCAAGAAAGAGATACAGGAAAACATGAGTCTTATTGTTGTAAACTCTCCCAACAAACCAGTTGAAAGAAAGTCAACAAGAAAGCAAGTTGGGCAAATAATTGTAGGCTTTGAGGAGGAGAAAAATCTGATAATTTCACAGCTTATCAATCGACTAGCAGAGCTAGATGTTATTTCGATCATTGGCATGCCTGGTGCAGGTAAAACTACTCTTGCGCACAGAGTATTCAATGATATGTCAGTTACTAGTCATTTCGATATTCGTGCATGGTGCACAGTCGACCAAGAGTATGACAGCCAAAAGGTGTTGCATAAAATTTTTAATCAAGTCACTGGTTTGGATGCGAAATTTACTGAGGATTTTGATGTTTATGATGAGCTTCGAAAAAAGCTGCACAGTAGGAGGTACCTTATTGTTTTGGATGACTTGTGGGATACTAAAGCATGGGACGAGCTAACAATGCCTTTTCAGGACTTTCAGAAAGGAAGTAGAATTATTTTAACAAGTCGAGAAAAGAAAGTGGCTTTGCATGGAAAATGTCACAGTGATCCTCTTAACCTTCGATTGCTAAGACAAGAAGAAAGTTGGGAGTTATTAGAGAAAAAGGTATTCGGAGAAGAAAGTTGCCCCGATGAACTAAAGGATGTTGGAGAAGAAATAGCCCTAAAGTGTGAAGGTCTTCCTTTGGCACTTGATCTGATTGGTGGAGTCATTGCGAAGATGGAAAAGAAAGAGGATTTGTGGCTGGaagttttaaataatttgaaaTCCTTTAAGAATGAAGGGGAGGTGATGGAGGTTATAGAgttaagttatgaccatttatCAGATCACCTAAAGCCATGCTTGCTCTACCTTGCAAGCTACCCAAAGGACGAAGATATTCAAATCTCTCAACTGAAAGACTTATGGAGTGCCGAAGGGTTTGTGGAACAAAATGACATGAAGTGTGTGGAAGAAGTACAGGAGTCTTATGTGGATGAGTTAATTTCTAGTAGCTTGGTAATACTTTTCAATGAGAGAGGTATCAGGTACCCGAGTATCAAAATTCATGATCTTGTGCATGATTTTTGTTCGAGAAAAGCTGAAAAGGAAAAGTTGTTTGGCTTTGTAAGTTCAAGTGATCCATCCTCTTCTTCAGATCTGATGCCACGGGGAATGACCATTCATTATGATCATTCAGAAACAAAATTTGTCCTGTTCAGCACAGAGAAAAGAAGAATCCTTATGTTAAACATCTCCTCTCTTTGA